In one window of Candidatus Hydrogenedentota bacterium DNA:
- a CDS encoding efflux RND transporter periplasmic adaptor subunit → MTKRMLLLPVLAVVALVSGCGQPVEGSSAATKPLAERILIPVEVAAPLRMDISSYFETTTRVQAENRVEVMSKGTGQCKAVHVEEGNRVNAGDVLAELDQTELEAQARQARVTVRQQKTAFEIAERSLAEGIGAPVERDNTQFAYEQAQAMLEMHEAQLRHQVIRAPISGIVTNRILQAGMLVSPGMPAFTVVDPESYVLPISVPEKELSRLSEGQEARVRVDSIEGRELTARVRRINPSMDPLSGTVKVILDFDPADRAQLREAAFARVRLVMQTNSNTLVVPKDALIEENARTYLMVVERDEPKGEEAAEGGENAGEVFVARRIEVQKGLEDSNFIEILSGVDDNSKVVVMGQHTLKANALVTITTAAREIESRAGMSPDEALEAARRKSEEDRKRQEAAQSPS, encoded by the coding sequence ATGACTAAAAGAATGTTATTGTTGCCGGTTTTGGCCGTGGTGGCGCTGGTGTCCGGGTGCGGCCAGCCTGTCGAGGGGAGTTCCGCCGCCACAAAACCCCTTGCGGAGCGCATCCTGATTCCGGTCGAGGTGGCCGCGCCGCTGCGAATGGACATTTCATCGTATTTTGAGACGACCACCCGCGTGCAGGCGGAAAACCGGGTCGAGGTGATGTCCAAGGGCACGGGCCAGTGCAAGGCGGTTCATGTGGAGGAGGGTAACCGGGTCAACGCGGGGGATGTGCTCGCCGAGCTGGACCAGACGGAGCTGGAGGCCCAGGCGCGGCAGGCGCGGGTTACGGTGCGCCAGCAGAAGACGGCCTTTGAAATCGCGGAGCGGAGCCTTGCCGAGGGCATCGGCGCGCCCGTCGAGCGGGACAACACCCAGTTTGCCTACGAGCAGGCCCAGGCCATGCTCGAGATGCACGAGGCCCAACTGCGCCACCAGGTCATCCGGGCGCCCATCAGCGGCATCGTCACCAACCGCATCCTCCAGGCCGGCATGCTGGTTTCGCCGGGCATGCCCGCGTTCACCGTGGTGGACCCCGAGTCCTACGTGCTGCCCATCAGCGTGCCGGAGAAGGAGCTTTCCCGCCTGTCCGAGGGGCAGGAGGCCCGGGTTCGTGTGGACTCGATCGAGGGCCGGGAACTTACCGCGCGGGTGCGCCGCATCAATCCCAGCATGGACCCCCTGAGCGGCACGGTGAAGGTTATCCTCGACTTCGACCCCGCGGACCGGGCCCAATTGCGCGAGGCGGCCTTCGCCCGCGTGCGCCTGGTCATGCAGACCAACAGCAACACCCTGGTGGTGCCCAAGGACGCGCTCATCGAGGAGAACGCGCGGACCTATCTCATGGTGGTGGAGCGGGACGAGCCGAAGGGGGAGGAGGCCGCGGAGGGCGGGGAGAACGCCGGAGAGGTGTTCGTGGCGCGGCGCATCGAGGTGCAGAAGGGGCTCGAGGACAGCAACTTCATCGAGATACTTTCCGGGGTGGACGACAACTCGAAGGTGGTCGTCATGGGCCAGCACACGCTGAAGGCCAACGCGCTGGTCACCATCACCACCGCCGCGCGGGAAATCGAGTCCCGCGCGGGGATGAG
- a CDS encoding glycosyltransferase produces MPQVSVIIPSRNPRPDWMGALFDSLLAQTLSDFEVIVVDDASDGAAYALPEDSRFRLVRRPRRSGPAACRNAGAAEARAECLFFTDTDCFLGPDTLSRAVKELALAPVSTGNTITRVETPFGRLVALLGFPGGGILGFDRVWRVDPAGFAQSFSSCNVAVRRSLFAEMGGFDETFPVAGGEDTVLARRILEAGHKIRYQAAQEVFHVEKPDLRGFIRWQIVRGRGNFHIHRRVPKVGGYLRLRLWTFRNSLKAAGLRAAPAVLALIALSVLLQLWGYWRERRVWEQA; encoded by the coding sequence ATGCCCCAGGTTTCCGTAATCATCCCCTCCCGCAATCCCCGGCCCGACTGGATGGGCGCGCTGTTTGATTCCCTGCTCGCCCAGACCCTGTCCGATTTTGAGGTGATTGTGGTGGACGACGCCTCGGACGGCGCGGCATACGCCCTGCCGGAGGATTCCCGGTTTCGCCTGGTCCGCCGTCCGCGCCGTTCCGGACCCGCCGCCTGCCGGAATGCGGGCGCGGCGGAGGCCCGCGCGGAATGCCTCTTTTTCACGGACACGGACTGTTTTTTGGGGCCGGACACCCTGTCCCGGGCGGTCAAGGAACTGGCGTTGGCGCCTGTTTCCACGGGGAACACCATCACCCGGGTTGAGACCCCCTTTGGACGGCTTGTGGCGCTGCTGGGCTTTCCGGGCGGGGGCATTCTCGGTTTTGACCGGGTGTGGCGCGTGGACCCGGCAGGCTTCGCGCAAAGTTTCAGCAGTTGCAATGTCGCCGTGCGCCGCAGCCTTTTCGCGGAGATGGGCGGGTTCGACGAGACTTTTCCCGTGGCGGGCGGCGAGGACACCGTCCTCGCACGGCGCATTCTGGAGGCGGGGCACAAAATCCGCTACCAGGCCGCGCAGGAGGTGTTCCATGTCGAGAAACCGGACCTGCGGGGATTTATCCGCTGGCAAATCGTCCGGGGCCGGGGCAATTTTCACATTCACCGCCGGGTCCCGAAGGTGGGCGGGTATCTCCGCCTGCGGCTCTGGACCTTTCGCAACAGCCTGAAAGCGGCGGGGTTGCGCGCCGCGCCCGCCGTGCTGGCGCTCATCGCCCTTTCCGTGCTGCTGCAACTGTGGGGGTACTGGCGGGAGCGGCGGGTGTGGGAACAGGCCTGA
- a CDS encoding tetratricopeptide repeat protein, with product MARPRKTFMVDEKELIHTPKNDLQRLWMHMQENLPLYIGGVVFIAVCVVAGILVRVAGASSERETMSRYAQAMLVEEPAERLTQLGELAPDAGKWTAEVVYVMGETAIEANDLEKARQAFERVGKEFAKSPYAARALDGIAFIEESAGNYQAALDAYQRVMNEYPTDFIARRKLYDIGRMQEKLGLLTEAATSYESQQERFPDSSVANKAEQALAKLKAANPELFPEPVAETPAAEAAPAAEAAPAAEAAPAPEAAPAAEAAPAAEAAPAAEAAPAAEAAP from the coding sequence ATGGCAAGACCACGCAAAACGTTCATGGTGGACGAGAAGGAACTCATCCACACCCCGAAAAATGACCTCCAGCGGCTCTGGATGCACATGCAGGAAAACCTGCCGCTCTACATCGGCGGCGTCGTGTTCATCGCGGTGTGCGTCGTTGCGGGCATCCTGGTCCGTGTCGCCGGGGCCAGTTCCGAGCGCGAGACCATGTCCCGCTACGCCCAGGCCATGCTCGTGGAGGAGCCCGCGGAGCGCCTCACCCAGCTCGGGGAACTTGCGCCGGACGCCGGGAAATGGACCGCCGAAGTGGTCTACGTCATGGGCGAGACCGCCATCGAGGCGAACGACCTTGAAAAGGCTCGCCAGGCCTTCGAGCGTGTCGGCAAAGAATTTGCCAAGTCCCCCTACGCCGCGCGCGCCCTGGACGGCATCGCCTTCATCGAGGAGAGTGCCGGAAATTACCAGGCCGCGCTGGACGCCTACCAGCGCGTCATGAACGAGTACCCCACCGACTTCATCGCGCGCCGCAAACTGTACGACATCGGCCGCATGCAGGAGAAACTCGGGCTCCTCACCGAGGCGGCCACCTCCTACGAGTCCCAGCAGGAGCGTTTTCCCGACTCCTCTGTCGCCAACAAGGCGGAGCAGGCCCTCGCGAAACTAAAAGCCGCCAACCCGGAACTCTTCCCCGAGCCCGTGGCTGAGACACCTGCGGCTGAGGCGGCGCCAGCGGCTGAGGCGGCGCCAGCGGCTGAGGCGGCCCCTGCGCCTGAGGCGGCCCCTGCGGCTGAGGCGGCACCCGCGGCTGAGGCGGCACCCGCGGCTGAGGCGGCACCCGCGGCTGAGGCGGCACCCG